ATGGGTTagtattacaaataataataatcattattaaataattatgcagTATAATTACTGGACCCAGGACTGTGTTGTATAACTAATCAAAGtaataaagataaacaaatgaaagaagagggcaggagagggggtgcaagccccaaaccccccagaGCCCATGCCCACCATCCCACAGCCCGGCCAACAAAATAAATgcctaataaaataaaataaaataaacctgatgaaaatacacaaacgaagcaacctccccccccagctccctccACGCCGAGGTACGTCCCACGCACTCCTAAGCCAAGGATTTCAGTTCCATACCCGGGTTGATTTTGGGAGTAGCCACAGATCCTTCCCCGTCTGTCACCCCCTCCTTCCAGAGGCTGTTAGAACTGTTATGGACGGTGCCACGCCccacccctgaccccacccccgccccctcagtgGCAGCTCCAGGTTGCCGCGGGCAACAGCAGAGGAACACCTTGGCGAGGTGGGCCCTGAACCTGTGGGTGAAGGCGTACAGGATGGGGTTGAGGCAGCAGTGGCAGTAGGCCAGGACGCGGGTGCAGGCCAGCGCCAGGTCCATCCTCGCCCGGGAGTCACAGGATCCGGGCATAGCAGTACGCCACCACGGCCAGCGGCAGCAGGAACAGCAGGCCCACCTGCAGGAGGTAGGCCGTCCGCTCCCCCTGGGGGCTAAAGGCTGCCGCCTCGCACTCGAACCGCCCGGGCTCCACTTCCTCGGTCACCGTGGCGACCGGCCGTGCACCACGGTCACGTAGCGGTCCACGGTCAGCGCGGTCAGGAACATCAGCCCGCAGTACAGGCCCACGAAGTAGGCACCGACCAGGACCCTGCAGAGGGCGGGGCCAAAGACCCAGTGGGACAGGTGATAGGTGCTCCAGAAGGGCAGCGTGGTGGCGAGCAGTAGGTCGGACGCGGCCATGTTCAGCACCAGCAGGCTGGTCACCTGCCTCAGGTCCTCGTGCCTCAGCAGCACGTAGAGCAGAAGGACGTTCCCGCTCACGCCCATGCAGAAGATGGCCACGAAACTGGCGGCCGTCGCCACAGCGATCGAAGAGGGAGGGTCCTCGCACAAGTACACCAGCCCAGTCTCATAATCGTCATACGTTGCGTTTGGCTC
The DNA window shown above is from Anguilla rostrata isolate EN2019 unplaced genomic scaffold, ASM1855537v3 scaf0801, whole genome shotgun sequence and carries:
- the LOC135246720 gene encoding C-C chemokine receptor type 5-like gives rise to the protein MAAVHQPARRASSSLCLVAFRLNSGRRRASACGRKTSIASGAARRSLYFQGRGYGKDAYLANGGFDVEPNATYDDYETGLVYLCEDPPSSIAVATAASFVAIFCMGVSGNVLLLYVLLRHEDLRQVTSLLVLNMAASDLLLATTLPFWSTYHLSHWVFGPALCRVLVGAYFVGLYCGLMFLTALTVDRYVTVVHGRSPR